A genomic segment from Idiomarina piscisalsi encodes:
- a CDS encoding efflux RND transporter periplasmic adaptor subunit — MKLKQSVIAIISIAIFSMSAAASQEQHSEHEAPHTNLSDVAIKNAEITMTTAGSQEINVKQTLFGVIAPNNNNIVHVGAKYKGLVTSLPVNIGDVVKSGQTLAVVENVTTGTAFAVKSPINGEVTERYTNIGEVVEQKPLFEILDSSSVWVELSAFPEDIESLRENQTAFVYDLHHHKTVEGVVSYISPKMSGGHIARARVQLPNESGHWRPGMHVKADAVTDIFTASLAVDNEAIQRLEDKPVVFVQEGNRFEARSLKLGRTDGEFTEVLSGLEGGERYVVENSYLIKADILKQGAGHSH; from the coding sequence ATGAAACTTAAGCAGTCAGTGATTGCGATAATCAGTATCGCTATTTTTTCAATGTCTGCGGCTGCTTCGCAAGAGCAACATTCAGAACACGAAGCACCTCATACAAATTTGAGCGATGTAGCCATAAAAAATGCTGAAATAACCATGACCACAGCTGGGTCGCAGGAGATTAACGTAAAGCAAACTCTATTTGGTGTTATTGCCCCCAATAACAATAACATCGTGCATGTCGGCGCCAAGTATAAAGGCCTTGTCACTTCGCTACCGGTGAATATCGGTGATGTGGTGAAATCAGGGCAAACTCTTGCGGTGGTTGAGAATGTTACTACCGGCACGGCGTTTGCGGTGAAAAGTCCAATTAACGGCGAAGTCACCGAGCGATATACCAATATCGGCGAAGTGGTAGAGCAAAAGCCTTTATTTGAAATCTTGGATTCTTCATCGGTTTGGGTGGAGCTTTCAGCGTTTCCGGAAGACATTGAGTCTCTGCGAGAGAATCAAACGGCCTTCGTTTACGACCTGCATCATCACAAGACCGTTGAAGGTGTTGTGTCTTATATATCTCCTAAAATGAGCGGCGGACATATCGCACGGGCGCGTGTGCAACTGCCGAATGAATCGGGCCACTGGCGGCCAGGCATGCACGTTAAAGCTGACGCAGTTACCGACATTTTTACCGCAAGCTTAGCAGTCGATAACGAAGCGATTCAGCGCTTAGAAGATAAACCGGTGGTGTTTGTTCAGGAAGGTAACCGTTTTGAAGCCCGTAGCCTTAAGTTAGGCCGCACGGATGGCGAATTTACCGAGGTTTTATCAGGCCTGGAAGGCGGCGAACGTTATGTCGTTGAGAATAGCTATTTGATCAAAGCTGACATTCTCAAACAAGGTGCTGGCCACAGTCACTAG
- a CDS encoding TolC family protein yields the protein MKYLSFVAVLCLGVLLSEAHAAATELTLEEALQKTLENNPELLEYDYKIRAAAAMVEQAEFSRNPTLSAEVENFAGSGEFGGINNAQLTVSFSQLIELGDKRQLRVDAATANEKAQQAEYEYRRVEVLAEATQRFYEVLKLQQLALISARQVKRTARLLTIAKERVSAGAVPKSEVIRIQLELERQYAFSDELKGKFKQQKAELASMWAGDIDFDLVSGRFVFPLALPARGEVLTAVNQAPEYLRLLDSEQLLQAQANALKADSVADVTVGIGARYNNQLNDAGFTVQASMPLQLSNPNVGRIKQRRILHQSNLAQQKQVRQQLKSVALSLVHSLHTHQDYLQKVTQRLLPLSEQLLEQTRQGYARGRHSLLQVLDAQTELAKLEYEKLSRAHAIYSDIIQLERMTGQPFLGVQP from the coding sequence ATGAAGTACTTAAGCTTTGTGGCGGTCTTATGTCTTGGCGTTCTATTGTCAGAGGCACATGCTGCTGCAACCGAGTTAACGCTGGAAGAAGCGTTACAGAAAACATTAGAAAACAACCCTGAATTACTTGAATACGATTATAAAATACGTGCTGCCGCCGCGATGGTTGAACAGGCTGAGTTTTCACGCAACCCGACCTTGTCAGCCGAAGTTGAGAACTTTGCGGGCTCTGGTGAGTTTGGGGGGATCAATAACGCTCAGCTGACGGTGTCTTTTTCTCAGCTTATTGAGCTAGGGGATAAAAGGCAGTTGCGAGTGGATGCTGCCACGGCGAATGAAAAAGCTCAGCAAGCGGAATATGAGTACCGCCGAGTTGAAGTTTTAGCTGAAGCGACACAACGTTTCTATGAAGTTTTGAAGTTACAGCAGTTGGCGCTCATCAGTGCTCGCCAGGTAAAGCGAACTGCGCGCCTACTCACAATAGCGAAAGAGCGGGTATCAGCCGGAGCGGTGCCGAAATCTGAGGTTATCCGCATTCAGCTAGAATTAGAGCGCCAATACGCTTTTTCTGATGAGTTAAAGGGTAAGTTCAAGCAGCAGAAAGCCGAGTTGGCATCGATGTGGGCTGGCGACATCGACTTTGACTTGGTGTCAGGACGTTTCGTTTTCCCGTTGGCGTTACCTGCAAGGGGGGAAGTGCTCACGGCCGTTAATCAGGCTCCGGAATACTTGCGGTTGCTAGACTCTGAGCAGCTTTTGCAAGCTCAAGCGAATGCGTTAAAGGCAGATTCTGTTGCGGATGTGACTGTTGGTATCGGTGCCCGTTATAACAACCAATTAAATGATGCCGGTTTTACCGTTCAGGCCTCAATGCCATTGCAGTTAAGCAATCCTAATGTGGGCCGTATTAAGCAACGGCGTATATTGCATCAATCGAACCTCGCACAACAGAAGCAGGTTCGACAACAACTGAAATCTGTGGCGCTTTCTTTAGTGCATAGCTTACATACTCACCAAGACTACCTGCAAAAGGTGACACAGCGCCTACTACCATTATCTGAACAGCTATTGGAACAAACTCGGCAGGGTTACGCGCGAGGTAGGCATTCCTTGCTTCAGGTGCTAGATGCCCAGACAGAGCTCGCCAAACTTGAGTATGAAAAATTATCCCGAGCGCATGCGATCTACAGCGACATAATCCAACTTGAACGCATGACAGGACAACCATTTTTAGGAGTACAACCATGA
- a CDS encoding GreA/GreB family elongation factor produces METKPKITISTFDMTVIENSLEETRLPPEFLDELEAELARAEVLEPAAVPENVACLNKQVTFKVLETGKVFTKTLTAPEQVDKYDDSLSVFAPLGAALIGLSVGQSIQWKTNRGLQSVEIIHVA; encoded by the coding sequence ATGGAAACAAAACCAAAAATAACGATATCAACATTTGATATGACAGTGATTGAAAATAGTCTGGAAGAAACCCGCTTGCCGCCGGAATTTTTAGACGAACTGGAAGCCGAGTTGGCGCGTGCCGAAGTGCTGGAACCTGCCGCTGTGCCAGAGAATGTGGCGTGCTTGAATAAACAAGTTACCTTTAAGGTACTTGAAACGGGCAAAGTGTTTACAAAAACGCTGACAGCCCCTGAACAAGTGGATAAATACGACGACAGTCTATCGGTCTTCGCACCACTTGGCGCCGCGCTTATCGGTTTGTCTGTAGGGCAGTCTATTCAATGGAAAACCAACCGTGGCCTGCAGTCCGTTGAAATTATTCATGTGGCGTAA
- a CDS encoding GreA/GreB family elongation factor: MDPIELSLLLERLEFSQKNSSRLLGRITVGSSVTIKNRETREKLTVTLVPPELAEPEEQMISFISPLGSALLGLKLGDVAVTEFGRRTDKWGVISVNQRKVITDL, from the coding sequence ATGGACCCCATTGAGCTGAGTCTACTGCTGGAAAGGCTTGAATTTAGCCAAAAGAATAGCTCACGACTATTGGGGCGAATAACGGTTGGCTCCTCTGTAACCATTAAAAATAGAGAGACCCGGGAAAAGTTGACCGTCACTTTAGTGCCACCGGAACTGGCAGAGCCCGAAGAGCAGATGATTTCCTTTATATCGCCTTTAGGATCGGCGTTGTTGGGGCTCAAATTAGGGGATGTTGCGGTGACTGAATTTGGCAGAAGAACTGACAAGTGGGGCGTTATTTCTGTAAACCAAAGAAAAGTCATTACAGACCTTTAA
- a CDS encoding M24 family metallopeptidase — protein MTHGVGITDAKTALDALEDMTLNVQPITLEEYQARVDKAQTLMRAKGIDAMYLNAGTNLEYFTGLKWYPSERLVGAIVPVEGAVTLIAPAFEIGSLTQAMKLPMETLLWDEHESPYDYFIEFLKENELTKGKLALDESSSYSIVSNLEERYPAAQMCDAKVITAECRMHKSNAELALIQTAMDMTMAVHRATGAMLQEGVTASEVRAFIDEAHHKVGASGSFFCIVLFGQGTSYPHGVSHEQKLEKNDWVLIDTGCKLHGYHSDITRTYPFGEANAEQKTFWQYERQLQQAAFDAAHNGNTCESVDDAVRETLAKLGLKADYQLPGVPHRTGHGIGMDLHEWPYLVGGDRTVLAPGMCFSNEPMVIKPDTFGVRLEDHFYMTDDGPVWFTEPSRAMDDPFNLL, from the coding sequence ATGACCCACGGTGTAGGCATTACCGATGCAAAGACCGCCCTCGACGCATTAGAAGATATGACACTGAATGTTCAGCCCATTACATTAGAAGAGTATCAGGCGAGAGTCGACAAAGCCCAGACATTGATGCGAGCCAAGGGTATCGATGCAATGTATTTAAACGCGGGTACTAATTTAGAGTATTTTACCGGTTTAAAATGGTACCCAAGTGAGCGCCTGGTGGGCGCAATTGTGCCTGTCGAAGGCGCGGTTACATTAATAGCGCCTGCGTTTGAGATTGGGTCATTAACGCAGGCGATGAAACTGCCAATGGAGACCTTGCTGTGGGACGAACACGAATCACCCTACGATTATTTTATTGAGTTTCTGAAAGAGAATGAATTGACCAAGGGTAAACTCGCGCTGGACGAATCATCGTCTTATAGCATTGTTTCAAACCTTGAGGAGCGCTATCCGGCAGCGCAAATGTGCGACGCAAAAGTAATTACCGCTGAGTGTCGCATGCATAAGTCAAACGCTGAGCTCGCACTCATACAAACCGCAATGGATATGACCATGGCGGTGCATCGTGCGACCGGGGCAATGCTACAGGAAGGGGTAACGGCCTCAGAGGTGCGGGCGTTTATTGACGAGGCTCATCACAAAGTGGGCGCAAGTGGCTCTTTCTTCTGTATTGTGTTGTTTGGTCAGGGCACCAGTTATCCGCATGGCGTCAGTCATGAGCAAAAATTGGAAAAAAATGACTGGGTATTAATTGATACCGGTTGTAAGTTACATGGCTACCATTCTGACATTACCCGCACGTACCCATTCGGTGAGGCTAACGCTGAACAAAAGACATTCTGGCAATACGAGCGACAGCTTCAGCAAGCCGCATTTGATGCCGCGCACAATGGAAATACCTGCGAGTCGGTGGATGATGCGGTACGAGAGACGCTCGCTAAGCTTGGTTTAAAAGCCGATTATCAGTTACCCGGTGTCCCTCATCGAACCGGTCATGGTATTGGCATGGATTTACATGAATGGCCTTATCTGGTGGGCGGTGATAGAACCGTATTGGCACCGGGAATGTGCTTTAGCAACGAGCCGATGGTCATAAAACCAGATACTTTTGGGGTTCGTTTAGAAGATCACTTCTATATGACGGACGACGGTCCGGTGTGGTTTACCGAGCCGTCGCGTGCAATGGATGATCCGTTTAACCTTTTGTAA
- a CDS encoding DUF1707 SHOCT-like domain-containing protein: protein MSVKFEDRPLDKVREETIDQLVMNYGHGELSSEAFERRLDAAMDATEHSQLAALVEDLELKPDTSYDSMKEQKFSPHYGEGRAQPTENVVSILSSNERTGVWTVPREITVYDFLGSVELDFTDAVFQHPDVTIKVVGMLSSLEIYVPEEIMISTNVFNILGSTENKAPSMGNLKQVPHIRIEGFHVLGSVEVKVKRTIKEKFVAFANSLKETFNSKNFY from the coding sequence ATGAGTGTGAAATTCGAAGATCGACCTTTAGACAAGGTTCGTGAGGAAACTATTGACCAACTGGTCATGAACTACGGTCACGGGGAACTTTCCTCAGAAGCGTTTGAGCGCCGTCTCGATGCGGCGATGGACGCAACCGAGCATAGTCAACTTGCTGCGCTAGTAGAAGACCTTGAGCTGAAGCCTGACACGTCGTACGACAGCATGAAAGAACAAAAATTCTCGCCACACTATGGTGAAGGACGCGCCCAGCCAACGGAAAATGTCGTCTCTATTTTGTCATCCAATGAGCGAACAGGTGTGTGGACCGTTCCGCGTGAAATAACGGTGTATGATTTTCTGGGCTCTGTCGAACTCGACTTTACGGATGCCGTATTCCAACACCCCGATGTGACGATCAAAGTGGTCGGGATGCTTTCAAGTCTCGAAATTTACGTGCCTGAAGAAATCATGATAAGCACCAACGTATTTAATATTCTTGGCTCCACTGAAAACAAAGCCCCATCCATGGGAAACCTGAAGCAAGTTCCCCATATTCGCATTGAAGGCTTTCACGTGCTCGGTTCGGTTGAGGTAAAAGTCAAACGCACCATTAAAGAGAAATTCGTGGCTTTTGCAAACAGCCTGAAAGAAACCTTTAACTCAAAGAACTTCTACTAA
- a CDS encoding ABC-F family ATPase encodes MISAANITMQFGAKPLFENISVKFGNGNRYGLIGANGCGKSTFMRILSGEQEPSAGNVSLEPNTRIGKLRQDQFAYEDYSVVDAVIMGHEELWAVKEERDRIYSSGEMSEEDGMRVADLETEFAEMDGYTAESRAGELLLGLGIPVEQHFGLMSALAPGVKIRVLLAQVLFSEPDIMLLDEPTNNLDINTIRWLEEVLAEKQSTMIIISHDRHFLNTVCTHMADIDYGELRVYPGNYDEYMFAATQAREQLMNDNAKKKEKIAELQSFVSRFSANASKAKQATSRQRQMEKIQLEEVKASSRVNPYIRFTQEKKLYRLALETDNVRKSFGEQAVLKGLSTSIEVGEKVAIIGANGIGKTTLLKCLMGDYTPESGSIKWSENANIGYYAQDHAHLFKQEMTVYEWMYQWKQPSDDEQSIRGVLGRMLFSADDIQKPVSILSGGEKGRMIFGKLILQKPNILVMDEPTNHLDMESIESLNLALEQFEGTLLFVSHDREFVSSLATRIIEITDKGLRDFAGSYDEYLAQLAAA; translated from the coding sequence GTGATTTCTGCTGCAAATATCACCATGCAATTTGGTGCGAAGCCTCTTTTCGAAAATATTTCTGTTAAATTCGGCAATGGCAACCGTTATGGTCTTATTGGCGCTAATGGCTGCGGCAAGTCGACCTTTATGCGCATTCTAAGCGGAGAGCAAGAGCCATCCGCCGGTAACGTGTCGTTAGAGCCCAACACCCGCATTGGTAAATTGCGTCAGGACCAGTTTGCCTATGAAGATTACAGCGTGGTCGATGCCGTTATTATGGGGCATGAAGAGCTGTGGGCGGTAAAAGAAGAGCGTGACCGTATTTACAGCAGCGGTGAGATGAGTGAAGAAGACGGCATGCGAGTTGCCGACTTAGAAACCGAATTTGCCGAGATGGACGGTTACACCGCCGAGTCTCGCGCCGGCGAATTGCTGTTAGGCTTAGGTATACCGGTCGAGCAGCACTTTGGCTTGATGTCGGCACTGGCGCCGGGTGTCAAAATTCGGGTGTTACTGGCGCAGGTGCTGTTTTCTGAGCCGGATATTATGCTGCTGGATGAGCCGACCAACAACCTGGACATTAACACCATTCGTTGGTTAGAAGAGGTGCTGGCGGAAAAGCAAAGCACCATGATCATTATCTCGCACGACCGTCACTTTCTGAACACGGTTTGTACGCACATGGCCGATATCGATTACGGCGAGCTACGTGTGTATCCGGGCAACTATGATGAATACATGTTTGCCGCCACTCAGGCGCGTGAACAGCTGATGAACGACAACGCCAAGAAGAAAGAGAAGATTGCGGAGCTGCAGAGCTTTGTGAGCCGCTTCTCGGCGAATGCCTCGAAGGCCAAGCAGGCAACTTCGCGTCAGCGGCAAATGGAAAAGATTCAGCTGGAAGAAGTGAAAGCATCCAGCCGAGTGAATCCGTATATTCGGTTCACGCAGGAGAAGAAGCTCTATCGTCTGGCGCTAGAAACCGACAATGTGCGTAAGAGCTTTGGTGAGCAAGCGGTGCTAAAAGGCTTGAGTACTTCAATAGAAGTGGGTGAAAAAGTGGCGATTATTGGCGCTAACGGTATTGGCAAAACGACTTTACTGAAGTGTCTGATGGGCGACTATACGCCGGAATCCGGCAGTATCAAATGGTCAGAAAATGCCAATATTGGTTATTACGCTCAGGACCACGCTCACCTGTTCAAACAGGAAATGACGGTGTACGAGTGGATGTATCAGTGGAAGCAACCGAGTGATGACGAGCAGTCGATACGCGGTGTTCTGGGACGGATGCTATTTTCTGCGGATGATATTCAAAAGCCTGTATCTATTTTGTCCGGTGGTGAGAAAGGCCGCATGATATTTGGCAAACTCATTTTGCAAAAGCCTAATATTCTGGTGATGGACGAACCAACGAACCACTTAGACATGGAGTCGATAGAGTCGCTGAACCTGGCGCTGGAACAGTTTGAAGGTACTTTGCTGTTTGTCAGCCATGACCGCGAGTTCGTATCGTCATTAGCGACCCGTATTATTGAAATTACCGACAAAGGCTTACGTGACTTTGCCGGCAGTTATGACGAGTATTTGGCACAGCTGGCTGCTGCTTAG
- a CDS encoding mechanosensitive ion channel family protein — MSWTDLSTNIGKIWNTELWKSGEAQIHLSQVVIALTLIIVGVIVIRWVGSRLVKRALSSGNASQNTVFAFRKLFSVLAYVLIVLIALPVAGIPITIFAVLGGALAIGVGFGAQNLLNNLISGMILIAERPIRIGDIVELEKERGRVEEIGNRCVRIRRYDGVHVLVPNSYFLEQRVVNWTLVSADIRSVVTVGVAYGSPVEKVRELLLQAADEHEQVSKDYPVEVIFEDFGESSLVFNVYFWTSVHQPMDIRRIQSDVRFKINGLLNTNDIVIAFPQRDVHLDTLKPLEIKMTKSDA, encoded by the coding sequence ATGTCCTGGACAGACCTTTCGACGAATATTGGTAAAATTTGGAATACCGAGCTTTGGAAATCTGGAGAGGCTCAAATTCACCTCAGTCAGGTCGTTATTGCGCTAACGCTTATCATTGTTGGTGTTATTGTTATTCGCTGGGTTGGATCCCGACTCGTCAAGCGAGCACTTAGCTCCGGCAATGCATCGCAGAATACCGTTTTTGCGTTTCGCAAATTATTTTCCGTTCTGGCCTATGTCCTTATCGTTCTCATTGCTCTTCCCGTTGCGGGTATTCCAATTACCATATTTGCCGTACTTGGCGGTGCATTAGCCATTGGTGTGGGTTTCGGCGCACAAAACCTGCTCAACAACCTCATTTCGGGCATGATTTTAATCGCTGAGCGCCCTATTCGCATTGGCGACATTGTCGAGTTAGAAAAGGAACGCGGTCGGGTAGAAGAAATAGGCAATCGGTGCGTGCGTATTCGTCGTTACGACGGTGTCCACGTGTTGGTTCCTAATAGTTACTTTTTGGAGCAGCGCGTTGTTAACTGGACACTGGTTTCCGCAGATATTCGCTCTGTTGTGACAGTTGGTGTTGCCTATGGCTCGCCCGTTGAAAAAGTGCGCGAACTCTTGTTGCAAGCAGCAGACGAACACGAGCAAGTATCCAAAGACTATCCCGTTGAGGTCATTTTTGAAGACTTTGGTGAGAGCTCCCTGGTCTTTAACGTCTATTTTTGGACCAGCGTCCACCAGCCTATGGATATTCGTCGAATTCAGTCTGATGTACGATTTAAGATTAATGGTTTGTTAAATACAAACGACATTGTTATTGCCTTCCCACAGCGCGACGTGCATTTGGATACGTTAAAGCCGTTGGAAATCAAAATGACCAAATCGGACGCATAA
- a CDS encoding TonB-dependent receptor domain-containing protein, whose product MKNHYKLKPVALAVGLGLVATSPVTLAQQAEDADIERESTIEEVVTTGSRLQGSAAAVVEERKNQAFVADILGAEQLSRSGDSDAASALRRVTGLTLVDGKFIYVRGLGERYSSARINGASIPSPDLTRNVVPLDIIPSTIIESMAVQKVFSPSMPAAFGGGNIDIRTRSLPNDFVFSVEAGVGFNSNADEGYTYNRNDAGIPEGIQNAIGRYEGDFSLRNIINTDGLTGNGTSAGDQARAINASLAKQLPRNMVLKKESLDPNFDLKATLGNSFDESWFGGTFGVLAAASYDNDWDASERRNAVISNNAEAGCSTSLETAEDVSNSCYNTLSETTVTTETERLNGFFTAGYQLDTHNVSYTKIYLEDSEDESEFGIKQSPNGSNLKTIAGTGIANREHEFKYEERVLNVDQLRGQHTFMDYWGVGFDWQYTESKAETDIPTEVSYRFDDIYNTDGSFSETRVTGDDNRAIFQFVDMEDNVKSYGGNFSLPIMLSGIELELKAGYDFMDKARYYSTSRFSLDNASGSRLSVLDDLDNVLGVTGYLTDEVIDENDFRITFREPGAPNADDYLAAQKIDAYYGEFDVIFDNTWRVSGGLRYEDFKQVSLATSSLIFDEQDLNNYFNPQRVVDSSISEDDVYTALSLTYMANDNYQLRFGYGETVVRPDLRETVPVAYYDPVTDIRTFGTAGLQSSDLKNYDARFEYYADNGDNYTVAAFYKDISNPIESVLRVGDEDYTLTYVNGESAEVYGVEFEWLHDLGYLANGFFTSGNLTWSDSEASIDPALAGNLTNPTKRMTGHSEYVANFQLNYDSANGEHSTSLVYNVFGERILAAGVGGRDDAYEQPFHSLDLVYNYYPNFNSKIGLKVKNLLGEDQEVNQSGILVRSKEVGTVVSLSYSYEF is encoded by the coding sequence ATGAAAAATCACTACAAACTCAAGCCTGTAGCACTGGCGGTTGGATTAGGTCTTGTCGCCACCAGTCCGGTAACCTTGGCTCAGCAAGCTGAAGACGCTGACATCGAGCGTGAATCGACCATTGAAGAGGTGGTGACTACCGGCAGTCGCTTGCAGGGAAGTGCTGCTGCGGTGGTTGAAGAGCGTAAAAATCAGGCTTTTGTGGCGGACATCTTAGGCGCTGAGCAGCTATCCCGCTCTGGTGACAGTGACGCTGCCTCAGCGTTGCGTCGCGTTACCGGTTTGACGTTGGTTGACGGCAAATTCATCTATGTTCGCGGCTTAGGTGAACGCTATTCGAGTGCCCGTATTAACGGTGCCAGTATTCCCAGCCCGGACTTAACCCGCAATGTGGTGCCACTGGATATTATTCCGTCGACCATTATCGAAAGCATGGCGGTACAAAAGGTGTTTTCACCGTCAATGCCGGCTGCTTTTGGTGGCGGTAACATCGACATTCGCACACGCTCTCTGCCAAATGATTTTGTTTTTAGCGTAGAAGCGGGTGTGGGTTTCAACAGCAATGCCGACGAAGGTTACACCTATAACCGTAACGACGCGGGTATTCCCGAAGGTATTCAAAACGCCATTGGTCGTTACGAAGGTGATTTTAGCTTACGTAATATCATTAATACGGATGGCTTAACCGGTAACGGCACCAGTGCCGGTGATCAGGCGCGCGCCATTAATGCGTCGTTAGCGAAGCAGTTGCCGCGTAACATGGTACTTAAGAAAGAGTCGTTAGATCCTAATTTTGATTTAAAAGCTACCTTGGGTAACAGCTTTGATGAGTCTTGGTTTGGAGGTACTTTCGGTGTCTTAGCGGCCGCTTCTTACGACAATGACTGGGATGCATCAGAGCGTCGTAACGCCGTCATCAGTAATAACGCGGAAGCAGGCTGTTCAACCTCGCTGGAAACCGCCGAGGATGTGTCGAATTCGTGTTACAACACCTTGTCGGAAACCACGGTAACCACAGAAACGGAACGCCTGAATGGTTTCTTCACGGCGGGTTATCAGCTCGATACTCACAATGTTAGCTACACCAAAATTTATCTGGAAGACTCAGAGGACGAGTCCGAGTTCGGTATTAAGCAAAGCCCCAACGGCAGTAACTTAAAAACCATCGCCGGAACCGGCATTGCTAACCGCGAGCATGAATTCAAGTATGAAGAGCGTGTTCTGAATGTCGATCAACTCCGTGGGCAACACACCTTCATGGATTACTGGGGGGTTGGCTTTGACTGGCAGTATACAGAGTCAAAAGCGGAAACGGACATTCCAACCGAGGTGTCGTATCGCTTTGATGACATTTATAACACCGACGGAAGCTTCTCCGAAACTCGGGTCACCGGTGATGACAACCGGGCGATTTTCCAGTTCGTTGACATGGAAGACAATGTGAAGTCTTACGGCGGTAATTTCTCGTTACCAATTATGTTGTCTGGTATTGAGCTGGAATTGAAAGCCGGTTACGATTTTATGGACAAGGCTCGCTATTACAGTACCAGTCGCTTCAGCCTGGATAACGCCTCGGGTTCACGCCTGTCGGTACTGGACGACTTAGACAATGTGTTGGGTGTTACGGGCTATTTGACGGATGAAGTCATCGACGAAAACGATTTTCGTATTACCTTCCGTGAGCCGGGGGCACCTAACGCTGATGACTATTTAGCGGCGCAGAAGATAGACGCGTACTACGGCGAGTTTGATGTGATATTCGACAATACTTGGCGCGTCAGCGGCGGTCTTCGCTACGAAGACTTTAAACAGGTGTCGTTGGCGACCTCGAGCTTGATTTTTGACGAGCAGGACTTGAATAACTATTTCAATCCTCAGCGCGTTGTCGATAGTTCGATTTCGGAAGACGATGTTTATACTGCCTTGTCATTAACCTACATGGCGAACGACAATTATCAGCTTCGCTTTGGTTATGGTGAAACGGTTGTCCGTCCGGATCTGCGTGAAACCGTACCGGTGGCTTACTACGACCCGGTGACTGACATTCGTACTTTTGGTACGGCTGGTCTGCAAAGCAGTGACTTAAAAAACTACGATGCACGCTTTGAATACTATGCCGATAACGGGGACAACTATACGGTTGCTGCGTTTTATAAGGACATTTCGAACCCGATTGAGTCAGTACTTCGTGTCGGCGATGAAGACTACACCTTAACGTATGTGAACGGTGAGTCGGCGGAAGTGTACGGCGTTGAGTTTGAGTGGTTGCACGACTTAGGCTACTTGGCGAACGGCTTCTTCACTTCCGGTAACTTAACCTGGAGTGATTCCGAAGCGTCGATTGATCCGGCGTTGGCGGGTAACTTAACCAACCCGACTAAGCGCATGACGGGTCACTCAGAATACGTTGCGAACTTCCAGTTGAACTATGACTCAGCAAACGGCGAGCACTCAACCTCGTTGGTGTATAACGTCTTTGGTGAGCGCATTCTGGCAGCTGGTGTCGGTGGTCGTGATGACGCTTATGAACAACCGTTCCACTCCCTGGATCTGGTTTACAACTACTATCCGAACTTCAACTCAAAGATTGGCTTAAAAGTGAAAAACTTGCTGGGTGAAGATCAGGAAGTGAACCAATCGGGCATTTTAGTCCGTAGTAAAGAAGTAGGAACAGTTGTTAGCTTGAGTTACAGCTACGAGTTTTAA